The Henckelia pumila isolate YLH828 chromosome 2, ASM3356847v2, whole genome shotgun sequence genome includes a window with the following:
- the LOC140885082 gene encoding clavaminate synthase-like protein At3g21360, producing the protein MEFTCKEFKVGKCEGEKLVDGETMPLVLQPQEGGKNDVESLLVALKENKEWFEQMIIKNSAVLLRGFDVTSAVEFNDIVDVCGWDDIRYVGPAPRTHIYKRIWTANEGPLSEFIYYHHEMVLIKEFPKKVILYCEIPPPEGGETPFVPSFRVAERALEEFPAEVEELEKKGLRYTFTALSKDDTSSMRGRGWEDAFGTSDRMEAEKRAKALGMDMEWLPNGGVKTILGPRYLTRVFEGRKGRRMWFNTLVGMYGKELSSATMADGTEIPEKFVRRCGEIIEEESIQFKWQKGDVLFLDNYALLHGRRPGLPPRKVLVATCK; encoded by the exons ATGGAGTTCACTTGCAAGGAGTTCAAGGTCGGGAAATGCGAAGGTGAGAAGCTGGTGGACGGCGAAACGATGCCACTGGTGTTGCAGCCTCAGGAGGGCGGCAAGAACGACGTCGAATCGTTGCTCGTGGCATTGAAAGAGAACAAGGAATGGTTCGAGCAGATGATAATCAAGAACAGCGCTGTTCTTTTGAGGGGATTTGATGTGACCAGCGCAGTGGAGTTCAATGATATCGTTGACGTTTGTGGGTGGGACGATATCCGGTACGTCGGGCCGGCTCCCCGGACGCATATTTACAAGAGGATTTGGACTGCTAATGAAGGGCCTCTGTCGGAGTTCATATACTACCATCATGAAATGGTCTTG ATAAAGGAATTTCCAAAGAAAGTGATTCTTTACTGCGAAATACCTCCACCGGAAGGTGGGGAGACGCCTTTCGTGCCTAGTTTTCGAGTGGCAGAGCGTGCTCTGGAGGAGTTTCCAGCAGAGGTGGAGGAACTGGAGAAGAAAGGGCTGAGATATACTTTCACTGCTCTTAGCAAAGACGATACTTCCTCCATGAGAGGTCGCGGCTGGGAAGACGctttcggaacctccgatcgcatgGAAGCAGAGAAAAG GGCAAAGGCACTGGGGATGGATATGGAATGGCTACCTAATGGTGGGGTGAAGACCATACTAGGTCCGAGATATTTGACAAGAGTGTTCGAGGGAAGAAAAGGGAGACGGATGTGGTTCAACACGTTGGTCGGCATGTACGGGAAAGAGCTGAGCTCGGCTACCATGGCCGACGGAACCGAGATCCCGGAGAAATTTGTGAGGAGATGTGGAGAGATCATTGAAGAGGAAAGTATCCAATTCAAGTGGCAGAAAGGTGATGTGCTGTTTTTGGATAACTATGCTTTGCTCCATGGTAGGAGGCCTGGCCTTCCACCCAGAAAGGTTTTGGTTGCTACTTGCAAGTAG
- the LOC140880369 gene encoding protein decapping 5-like: MAGESSASASSSRSGGGGASADSYVGSLISLTSKSEIRYEGVLYSINTEESSIGLRNVRSFGTEGRKKDGPQVPPGDKIYEYILFRGSDIKDLQVKSSPPVQTTPPINSDPAIIQTHYSHPTSTPSSLPPPIGPSSDPGAHPAQMGLPGSAFQSGMPLYQPVPNLNSWSPSPNGNNSTPPMPMYWQGFYGAPGGLPQLPQQALLRPPPGLSIPPSMQQMQFPNFNSSLAMPALNLSGSTPLSDYHSSSGPSSGTSASLASASFPVSTPSFNIPALQPLSLASDSTVKPLQGKASISSISTSTPSSTLPSLAPLSTPAPENAGVPLVATKPSPIISLTSVQQLAISQPVTSIAGTSVSVLSETRMPSLVTPGQLLQSGPATAVARQPLQTVQKDVEVVQVSPKPSSKSSNPVAMDSQPPLLPSPPTGRGHKPNGATYHMRNNNYRGRGGRGYGTSHPVTTFTEDFDFTAMNEKFEKDKVWGHLGKSNKSQSKDKEGNMDDSYDDDFQEEDDPELPKIGAKPVYNKDDFFDTLSCDTLGNDSNHGRTRYSEQMRLDTETFGEFSRYQGGRRGSRGPGRGGVNGGRFRGAYHGRGYGGYGYSNRGRGRGL; encoded by the exons ATGGCGGGCGAGAGCTCAGCGTCGGCGTCGAGTAGTAGATCTGGCGGCGGCGGAGCATCAGCGGACTCGTATGTTGGAAGCTTGATAAGTTTGACCTCGAAAAGTGAAATTAGATATGAAGGTGTATTGTACAGTATTAACACCGAAGAGTCCAGCATCGGCTTGCGCAACG TGAGATCATTTGGAACAGAAGGGCGAAAAAAGGATGGTCCACAAGTTCCTCCGGGCGATAAAATTTACGAATACATACTGTTCAGAGGAAGTGATATTAAG GATTTACAGGTGAAATCCTCTCCACCAGTTCAGACGACGCCACCCATAAACAGTGATCCTGCAATTATTCAG ACCCACTATTCTCATCCAACATCCACACCCAGTAGTTTGCCGCCTCCAATTGGGCCATCGTCAGATCCTGGTGCCCATCCTGCACAAATGGGACTCCCTGGATCAGCTTTCCAAAGTGGTATGCCTTTGTATCAACCTGTACCGAACTTGAATTCTTGGTCCCCTTCTCCTAATGGAAATAATAGTACACCACCTATGCCAATGTATTGGCAAGGATTCTATGGCGCTCCTGGTGGGCTGCCTCAATTACCTCAGCAAGCATTGCTTCGACCACCTCCTGGATTGTCAATTCCTCCTTCCATGCAACAGATGCAATTTCCGAATTTTAACTCTTCTTTAGCCATGCCAGCATTAAACCTGTCTGGTTCTACTCCATTATCAGACTATCATTCTTCTTCGGGTCCCAGCTCTGGAACTTCTGCTAGTTTAGCCTCTGCTTCATTTCCTGTTTCAACTCCGTCTTTCAATATTCCTGCGCTGCAGCCTTTGTCCCTTGCATCTGACTCAACCGTGAAACCACTACAAGGAAAAGCTTCCATATCCTCTATCTCTACTTCTACACCAAGCTCGACCTTACCATCTTTAGCTCCACTCTCTACTCCAGCTCCTGAAAATGCAGGTGTACCTCTAGTTGCTACCAAACCTAGTCCAATAATTAGTTTGACGTCTGTGCAACAGCTGGCCATATCTCAACCTGTAACATCAATTGCTGGTACATCTGTTTCTGTTCTTTCTGAAACGCGAATGCCATCACTTGTTACCCCGGGGCAACTGTTACAATCTGGACCAGCTACTGCGGTGGCACGTCAACCTTTACAAACTGTTCAGAAGGATGTGGAAGTAGTTCAAGTGTCTCCTAAGCCATCGTCTAAATCATCAAATCCAGTAGCAATGGATTCTCAACCACCATTATTACCGTCACCTCCAACTGGGCGTGGTCATAAG CCAAATGGAGCTACTTATCACATGCGTAACAACAATTACAGAGGGCGTGGAGGAAGAGGATATGGG ACTTCACATCCTGTGACAACATTCACGGAAGATTTTGACTTTACGGCGATGAATGAGAAATTCGAAAAGGACAAAGTTTGGGGTCATCTGGGAAAAAGTAATAAATCCCAATCAAAGGATAAGGAAGGCAACATGGACGACAGTTATGATGATGATTTTCAGGAAGAGGATGATCCTGAATTGCCTAAAATTGGGGCCAAG CCTGTTTATAACAAGGATGACTTTTTCGACACCCTTTCTTGTGACACCCTTGGCAATGATTCTAATCATGGAAGAACTAGGTATTCTGAACAAATGAGGTTAGATACAGAG ACATTTGGAGAATTTTCAAGGTATCAGGGTGGACGTCGAGGTAGCCGTGGCCCTGGTCGCGGTGGTGTTAACGGCGGCCGATTCCGTGGCGCTTACCATGGAAGAGGTTATGGTGGATACGGCTATTCTAATAGGGGACGTGGTCGAGGTCTGTAG